A stretch of the Cytobacillus luteolus genome encodes the following:
- a CDS encoding DMT family transporter: MNKKVWLIYGMLALATSTWGSAFIAGKYAVLSFEPATVAFLRFFGAAILLFPIMWIMVKNHTKPTLKDYGLFAILGLTGIAIYNICFFLASKHAPVIKSSLFIASNPVLIVLLSGLFLKEKITKNNIIGMIIALTGVAFIITNGHLLTLFQLGFEPIDWILLGAVVSWALYSVVGKIVLKKYTSVESTTYAVAFGTLFLLPFALFETTWQDVQLATWDAWVAIAHMSVFVTVVSFIMYYQGIKEVGAAKASIFINVMPVSAVIMATVFLGESFTFAHGIGAVCVLTGVYVGTNTKKWTLFKRQNKLRVQTKDSA; the protein is encoded by the coding sequence ATGAACAAAAAGGTTTGGCTGATTTATGGGATGCTTGCTTTAGCAACATCCACGTGGGGAAGTGCTTTTATTGCGGGAAAATATGCAGTGTTAAGCTTTGAACCAGCAACGGTTGCTTTTTTACGATTCTTTGGAGCTGCTATTCTACTCTTTCCTATTATGTGGATCATGGTAAAGAACCACACGAAACCCACACTTAAGGATTACGGACTATTTGCAATCCTGGGTCTAACAGGTATTGCCATTTATAATATATGTTTCTTTCTGGCAAGCAAGCATGCTCCAGTGATAAAAAGTTCCTTATTTATCGCTTCTAATCCAGTTTTAATTGTTCTTCTATCAGGTTTATTTTTAAAAGAGAAAATTACGAAAAATAATATAATTGGAATGATCATTGCGTTAACGGGTGTAGCCTTCATTATTACAAATGGCCACCTATTGACACTTTTTCAACTTGGCTTCGAGCCTATTGACTGGATTTTACTAGGCGCAGTTGTAAGTTGGGCATTATATAGTGTTGTTGGAAAAATCGTGTTGAAAAAATATACTTCGGTTGAATCGACAACCTATGCAGTTGCTTTTGGTACATTATTCTTACTACCCTTTGCCTTATTCGAAACCACCTGGCAGGATGTTCAGTTGGCTACATGGGATGCCTGGGTAGCCATCGCACATATGAGTGTATTTGTAACAGTTGTTTCCTTTATCATGTATTATCAAGGAATTAAAGAAGTTGGTGCAGCAAAGGCTTCTATTTTTATCAATGTAATGCCTGTATCTGCAGTTATTATGGCAACGGTATTTTTAGGGGAATCCTTCACCTTTGCTCATGGGATTGGTGCAGTATGTGTGCTTACCGGGGTGTATGTAGGAACGAATACGAAGAAATGGACACTATTTAAGAGGCAAAATAAATTGCGAGTTCAAACGAAGGATAGTGCATAA
- a CDS encoding DUF2306 domain-containing protein — protein sequence MGKKLGFAIILLLAFVLSISAVVRYFVLDPVETNAILIREGMEMFAMNHQLWNIALYIHILTAFLPLIIGPFLFVKKLRNKYLQGHRYAGKVYVVMIIISSLVGIYLAFYAHGGILAILGFLCLDILWFYTTWKAYKYIRNKQQSLHEEWMYRSYAMTFAALTFRMWSAIVGYSLDNFTVGYVAAIWLSWVGNLVAIEIWIRFKLRKGTNISGKVTTKMV from the coding sequence ATGGGTAAAAAACTAGGCTTTGCTATTATTCTATTATTAGCGTTTGTTTTATCAATTTCTGCAGTCGTGCGTTATTTTGTCTTAGATCCAGTTGAAACCAATGCCATTCTTATCCGTGAAGGAATGGAAATGTTTGCAATGAATCATCAACTATGGAACATTGCCTTGTATATTCATATTTTAACAGCTTTTTTACCTTTGATTATTGGTCCTTTTTTATTTGTAAAAAAGTTACGTAACAAGTATTTACAGGGCCATAGGTATGCAGGAAAAGTGTATGTTGTAATGATTATAATAAGCTCTCTAGTCGGGATATATTTAGCATTTTACGCACATGGCGGAATTTTAGCCATACTTGGATTTTTATGCTTAGACATACTCTGGTTTTATACAACATGGAAAGCTTATAAGTATATTCGCAATAAACAACAAAGCCTCCACGAGGAATGGATGTATCGAAGCTATGCAATGACATTTGCTGCTCTAACATTTCGAATGTGGTCAGCAATTGTCGGATATTCATTAGATAATTTTACAGTCGGGTATGTAGCAGCCATATGGCTCAGTTGGGTTGGAAATCTAGTAGCAATAGAGATTTGGATTCGCTTTAAGCTACGTAAAGGAACAAACATATCTGGTAAAGTTACTACAAAAATGGTTTAA
- a CDS encoding isopenicillin N synthase family dioxygenase, with product MTMIRTLNLKDYTYGNSDQRKIFAEEFVAGLKETGFIILEGHGVDPNLIEKNYDMWRKFYALDTDTKKKYESVLGGARGYTGFGKEHAKNRTVGDLKEFFHIGQELPVGHPLAGEYPANIWPEEVEDLRKNGLNFYRELERVARNMLEALALDMDLRLDFFSDMIKDGNSVLRAIHYPALDDSMDPNAIRAGEHEDINLITLLVESTASGLQLLTREGEWMDVKAEKGQIIVDAGDMLSRITNEVIPATTHRVVNPKGENTSRFSMPFFVHPYSSYLLETIPSCVSAENPEKYPAITAGDFLYQRLVEIGLIKK from the coding sequence ATGACAATGATTCGCACACTTAATCTAAAAGATTATACTTATGGAAATTCAGATCAACGCAAAATCTTTGCTGAAGAGTTTGTTGCTGGCCTAAAAGAAACTGGATTTATCATTTTAGAAGGACACGGAGTAGATCCTAATCTAATTGAGAAAAACTATGACATGTGGCGTAAGTTTTATGCTTTAGACACAGACACGAAGAAGAAGTATGAAAGTGTTCTTGGAGGAGCTCGTGGTTATACTGGTTTTGGGAAAGAGCATGCGAAAAACCGTACAGTTGGAGATTTAAAAGAATTCTTCCATATTGGACAAGAACTACCTGTTGGTCACCCATTAGCAGGTGAATACCCAGCAAACATCTGGCCAGAAGAAGTAGAAGATTTACGTAAAAATGGCTTAAACTTCTACCGTGAATTAGAGCGTGTTGCTCGTAATATGTTAGAAGCACTTGCGCTTGATATGGATCTTCGTTTAGACTTCTTCTCAGACATGATTAAAGACGGAAACAGTGTACTACGTGCAATTCACTATCCTGCATTAGATGATTCGATGGATCCAAATGCAATCCGTGCTGGTGAGCATGAAGATATTAACTTAATTACTCTTTTAGTAGAGTCAACTGCTTCAGGTCTTCAATTACTAACTCGTGAAGGCGAATGGATGGATGTAAAAGCTGAAAAAGGTCAAATCATCGTTGACGCTGGGGACATGCTTTCAAGAATTACAAATGAAGTAATTCCAGCTACAACACACCGTGTAGTAAATCCAAAAGGCGAGAATACTTCACGTTTCTCAATGCCTTTCTTTGTACATCCTTACAGCAGTTACTTATTAGAAACAATTCCTTCTTGTGTGTCGGCTGAAAACCCTGAGAAATACCCTGCAATTACAGCTGGTGATTTCTTATACCAACGTTTAGTTGAAATTGGATTGATTAAAAAGTAA
- a CDS encoding phosphotransferase family protein, with the protein MESIKINELPIEITEMVGALSEIAFPKQGYTSDVGIVKALNSEKFVIKRSKGEQFCNWLKREAFVLKCLKDANLPVPRLLKFVEGNGESWMLTQFMEGQTLRSYLLNEQNEIKRHEVIYQFGKVLKEIHSTPCPSELKGEGLWLDQMLETAEYNLLHYETDGNAKLLQRLKEKKPVSVKQALIHGDFTIDNVLVKEGLISAVIDWNGGAFGDPRYDAALAIRPKQNAFENESDRVVFFEGYGGKRITESEFTYFEDGLYNFF; encoded by the coding sequence ATGGAATCGATTAAAATCAATGAGCTGCCTATAGAAATTACGGAAATGGTAGGAGCGTTATCTGAGATAGCATTTCCTAAACAGGGATATACCTCAGATGTGGGAATAGTGAAAGCGCTGAATAGTGAAAAGTTTGTTATAAAAAGATCAAAGGGAGAGCAGTTTTGTAATTGGTTGAAGCGGGAGGCATTTGTGCTTAAGTGCCTAAAAGATGCAAATTTACCAGTTCCTAGACTCTTAAAGTTTGTTGAGGGAAACGGTGAGTCGTGGATGTTGACTCAATTTATGGAAGGACAAACATTACGAAGCTATTTGTTGAATGAACAGAATGAGATAAAGCGACATGAAGTCATTTATCAATTTGGGAAGGTTTTAAAAGAGATTCACTCGACTCCTTGTCCTTCGGAGTTGAAGGGGGAAGGTTTGTGGCTAGATCAGATGCTAGAAACAGCAGAATATAACTTGCTACATTATGAAACAGATGGAAATGCTAAGCTCTTGCAGAGGTTGAAGGAGAAGAAGCCAGTATCTGTCAAGCAAGCCTTGATCCATGGTGATTTTACGATTGATAATGTTCTAGTCAAGGAGGGTCTAATTTCTGCAGTTATTGATTGGAACGGGGGAGCTTTCGGTGATCCGCGCTATGATGCGGCCTTAGCAATCCGTCCTAAACAAAATGCATTCGAAAATGAGAGTGATAGAGTGGTATTTTTTGAAGGATATGGTGGAAAACGTATAACAGAGTCTGAATTTACGTATTTTGAGGATGGATTATATAATTTCTTCTGA
- a CDS encoding RNA polymerase sigma factor has protein sequence MEEEIQWIQSILAGNKQAYAHIINKYKNQLYATILRMTRNPHDAQDLVQEAFVKVYHQLDKYEGKGSFSSWIYRVTINYCMDEFRKKRYKMKQVDIGEETLLNPNHPEVIFLKKEEQRQLEKLIQTLPEDERLILLLRYVNELSYHEISELVEIPLSQVRNKLHRAKKKMRDSVKQEGGYFHDEMLGSR, from the coding sequence ATGGAAGAGGAGATTCAATGGATCCAGTCCATTTTAGCTGGAAACAAACAAGCCTACGCACACATTATTAATAAATATAAAAACCAACTTTATGCCACTATCTTACGGATGACAAGAAATCCACATGATGCCCAGGATTTAGTCCAGGAGGCATTTGTGAAAGTATATCACCAACTTGATAAATATGAGGGAAAAGGATCTTTCTCTAGTTGGATATATCGGGTAACGATTAATTACTGTATGGATGAGTTTCGCAAAAAACGCTATAAGATGAAGCAGGTTGATATTGGGGAGGAAACTCTTTTGAATCCGAATCACCCTGAAGTTATTTTTCTAAAAAAAGAAGAGCAACGTCAACTTGAGAAGTTAATTCAAACTCTACCAGAAGATGAGAGACTAATACTTCTATTACGTTATGTGAATGAGCTAAGTTATCACGAAATAAGTGAGCTTGTGGAGATACCTCTCTCCCAGGTGCGTAATAAGCTTCATCGAGCCAAGAAAAAAATGAGAGATTCAGTTAAACAAGAAGGGGGCTATTTTCATGATGAAATGTTGGGCAGCAGATAA
- a CDS encoding DUF4179 domain-containing protein: MMKCWAADKLSQYVDHMLDNKETSEVDSHLITCSKCKEIVEAYQNEASFLKDTLQTPELPPNFTDLVLGELEPYESKVIRTNRTPWKKLTLSAAGIVLVLGLSSTFHSGFAEWLGGLFTTQQVDEGLRRAADTGFVERVNQEVKDQGLTLKVEDVIADSSRIALSYQVLDESGKAQDTYLNLGEAEIYAKDEQGNRLDNVGMGWSHGNEYGLIEFSLQERHQLEKFTLTLAVKELKGVKGNWNLEFPVDLTASLKATQTIPLDHASHSLHGVEIEMKEARFAPSTTEIVYETSFSKEELAQIKKEIKGFEKTFGKDVVKRLGRQYDTSIQYRIKDSTNETIASHNTFADHQGHKSDNGMIQLSGQNKMQLGHISWVDSFVPQKAESDLQLIVDGVMKTVPSDFSIKIKPKDIAKNPVSFEYEGNYVKIHKARKQNEYSLEKSLPPISKETMFMIQMEGGKEQLASDPGVWLAVDNNGKVYETSMSGSILDEKDEFGRYKTTIELTINDIEEVPEELTLHLVSVTRYVKVDEQWEVKLK; this comes from the coding sequence ATGATGAAATGTTGGGCAGCAGATAAGCTTTCACAATATGTAGATCATATGTTAGATAATAAAGAAACAAGTGAAGTAGACTCACACCTTATTACTTGTTCAAAGTGTAAAGAAATCGTAGAGGCATATCAAAACGAAGCAAGTTTTTTAAAAGATACATTACAAACACCAGAACTACCACCGAATTTCACAGATCTTGTTCTTGGTGAATTAGAGCCTTATGAATCGAAGGTGATTCGAACAAATAGGACCCCGTGGAAAAAGCTGACCCTCAGCGCAGCAGGTATTGTATTAGTGTTAGGGTTGAGTTCAACATTCCATTCAGGTTTTGCAGAGTGGCTTGGTGGTCTTTTTACAACACAACAGGTGGATGAAGGACTTAGAAGAGCAGCTGATACTGGTTTTGTCGAGCGTGTTAATCAAGAGGTAAAAGACCAGGGACTTACGCTAAAAGTTGAGGACGTAATAGCCGATTCTTCCCGAATTGCGCTGTCCTATCAAGTGCTTGATGAAAGTGGAAAGGCACAAGATACGTACCTAAATCTAGGGGAAGCTGAAATTTATGCAAAGGACGAACAAGGTAACCGTTTGGATAATGTAGGAATGGGATGGTCACATGGTAATGAATATGGCTTAATTGAATTTTCACTACAAGAAAGGCATCAATTAGAAAAGTTCACACTAACATTAGCAGTTAAAGAGCTAAAAGGTGTGAAAGGCAATTGGAACTTAGAATTTCCTGTTGATTTAACAGCTAGCCTTAAAGCCACTCAAACGATTCCATTAGATCATGCATCACATAGTCTACATGGCGTAGAGATTGAGATGAAGGAAGCAAGGTTTGCACCATCAACAACAGAGATTGTGTATGAAACTTCTTTTTCAAAAGAAGAACTAGCTCAGATTAAAAAAGAAATAAAGGGATTTGAAAAGACATTTGGTAAAGATGTTGTGAAACGTCTAGGAAGACAATATGATACGAGCATCCAATATCGTATTAAAGATTCTACGAATGAGACTATTGCCTCACATAATACATTTGCAGATCATCAAGGACATAAAAGTGATAATGGGATGATACAATTATCGGGACAGAATAAGATGCAACTTGGACATATCTCTTGGGTTGATTCATTTGTTCCACAAAAGGCTGAGTCTGATTTGCAGCTTATTGTTGACGGTGTCATGAAGACCGTTCCATCTGACTTTTCAATCAAAATTAAACCAAAGGATATTGCTAAAAATCCAGTCTCGTTTGAATACGAAGGGAATTATGTAAAGATTCATAAGGCTAGGAAGCAGAACGAATATTCTTTAGAGAAGTCACTGCCTCCAATCTCCAAAGAAACGATGTTTATGATTCAGATGGAGGGAGGAAAAGAACAGCTTGCCTCTGACCCTGGAGTTTGGTTAGCAGTAGATAATAACGGCAAGGTGTATGAAACGTCGATGAGTGGTTCCATATTAGATGAAAAAGATGAGTTCGGACGTTATAAGACAACAATTGAACTAACTATAAATGATATTGAGGAAGTGCCAGAAGAGCTTACACTTCATTTAGTATCTGTGACTCGTTATGTTAAGGTTGACGAGCAATGGGAAGTAAAGCTTAAATAA
- a CDS encoding YibE/F family protein, with protein sequence MNTLILLSAILFILMTLIGGKKGVRSFLAIFFNFSVLIVIIFIMNDPDVNLIILTLVACTIISCINLFYINGFNSKTKTAFISTIITTSILLFFIVIITEKAMIQGFGEEEITELSMFSLYIGIDFVKIASSVIIMSTIGAITDTAIAISSPMREIHYHHPLISRKDLFASGLSIGRDILGTSTNTLFFAFFGGYLGLLIWFKILSYSLGEIVNSKIFSAEMITILCAGIAVTMVIPITSWITAFFLVGEQKRKTFK encoded by the coding sequence ATGAATACCTTAATTTTGTTATCAGCCATTTTATTTATTTTAATGACCTTAATTGGTGGAAAAAAAGGGGTACGATCCTTTTTAGCAATATTCTTCAATTTTTCTGTGCTTATCGTTATCATTTTCATCATGAATGACCCAGATGTTAATCTGATTATCTTAACCTTAGTTGCATGCACAATTATAAGCTGTATTAATCTTTTTTATATAAATGGATTTAACAGTAAAACAAAGACTGCCTTTATCTCTACAATTATCACCACTAGCATATTACTTTTTTTCATTGTCATTATCACCGAGAAGGCAATGATTCAAGGATTTGGAGAAGAAGAAATTACAGAACTTAGTATGTTTTCCCTTTATATTGGAATAGATTTTGTGAAAATTGCTTCCTCCGTTATTATCATGAGCACAATAGGTGCAATTACGGATACAGCCATTGCTATTTCATCACCAATGCGTGAGATACATTACCATCATCCATTGATTAGCAGAAAAGATTTATTCGCTTCAGGACTAAGCATTGGAAGGGATATTCTCGGAACGAGTACCAACACATTATTTTTCGCCTTCTTTGGTGGGTACTTAGGATTACTAATCTGGTTTAAGATTTTAAGTTATTCTCTAGGTGAAATTGTGAATTCAAAAATATTTAGTGCAGAGATGATCACCATCCTTTGTGCTGGAATCGCGGTAACGATGGTTATACCAATTACTTCTTGGATAACTGCATTTTTCTTAGTGGGTGAACAGAAAAGAAAAACATTCAAATAG
- a CDS encoding YibE/F family protein, which yields MIVSILNKITKTQFFLYIVLLLLFIGSILFVNHNYSYYDRPIAEIINTELIETTEIIDHFDNEDHLFTQTLIAVLKNGEEKGNLIHLTNQFSTSKAYDHEFKVGHKLFVSINDKVNTELTGSIEDVKRDTYVLLVAWIFIFILIIVGKKQGLLSIISLAVNAVLLWYALDIYINNSGMNLVLICSVSAILFTVISLLLVNGVNEKTYAAILATLIGTFSSLLIAYLVILFTAESGLRYEEMQFSTRPYHMLFMAGLLVGSLGAVMDVAITMSSSIFGLYEKNNNISLQALKKSGMEIGKDIMGTMTNILFFVYISGSIPLILLYLKNDSQFGFTLSMTLSLELARALAGGIGIVLTIPIGLYTTLFFVQRKRGRE from the coding sequence ATGATTGTAAGCATTTTAAATAAGATAACTAAAACACAATTCTTCTTATACATCGTATTACTACTTTTATTTATTGGCTCCATTCTTTTTGTTAACCACAATTACTCATACTACGACCGACCAATAGCAGAGATTATTAATACAGAACTAATAGAAACAACTGAAATCATTGATCATTTCGATAATGAGGATCATCTATTCACACAAACATTAATAGCAGTGCTAAAAAATGGTGAAGAAAAAGGGAACCTAATTCATTTAACAAATCAGTTTTCAACTTCTAAGGCCTATGACCATGAATTTAAGGTTGGGCACAAACTGTTTGTATCAATTAACGATAAAGTAAATACAGAATTAACTGGATCTATAGAAGATGTTAAACGCGATACATATGTATTACTTGTTGCATGGATTTTCATCTTTATTTTAATTATCGTTGGGAAAAAGCAAGGATTACTTTCCATTATAAGTTTGGCTGTAAATGCTGTTTTATTGTGGTATGCATTGGATATATACATCAATAACTCTGGAATGAATCTCGTATTGATATGTAGTGTAAGTGCAATATTGTTTACCGTCATTTCACTATTACTCGTTAACGGCGTTAATGAAAAAACCTATGCAGCTATTTTGGCAACTCTGATAGGCACATTTAGTTCACTGTTAATTGCTTATCTGGTTATTTTATTTACAGCTGAGAGTGGACTGCGATATGAAGAGATGCAATTTTCTACCCGTCCTTACCACATGTTGTTTATGGCTGGATTACTTGTAGGATCTTTAGGAGCCGTTATGGATGTTGCCATTACCATGTCTTCTTCTATTTTTGGGTTGTATGAAAAGAATAACAACATATCCCTACAAGCACTAAAAAAGTCTGGTATGGAAATCGGAAAAGACATCATGGGTACGATGACAAATATTTTGTTTTTTGTCTATATTAGTGGCTCAATTCCACTTATACTTCTTTATTTAAAAAATGACTCACAGTTTGGCTTTACACTTTCAATGACTCTTTCATTAGAATTGGCACGCGCTCTCGCTGGTGGTATTGGTATTGTATTAACGATCCCAATAGGTCTATACACGACTCTATTTTTCGTGCAAAGAAAGAGGGGTAGAGAATGA
- a CDS encoding polysaccharide deacetylase family protein, protein MKHKIFSLILLMIVLVLAGCKEQPIVQAPAGFHIIKAPIERTPFTVPIDWITIDIVDEIVEEIDSEPIKHVDEKVVYLTFDDGPSKQTEQILQILADYDAKATFFYLVPNMIEFPDKVREVAMNHTIGHHGVSHNKEIIYRSASSVVEEMMEGQDYLYELTGISSNLIRAPFGSSPYMVPEYKQAVRDAGFILWDWTIDSRDWQYRDGRYIDEVITQYEKLSSDKPVVILLHEHIETVEHLPTLLNYFAQKGYTFRSLNESLPAYVNPY, encoded by the coding sequence GTGAAACATAAGATATTCTCACTTATACTATTAATGATAGTACTTGTTCTAGCGGGGTGCAAAGAGCAACCGATTGTGCAAGCACCAGCAGGGTTTCATATAATAAAAGCTCCAATTGAGAGAACACCATTTACTGTTCCTATTGATTGGATTACCATAGATATCGTAGATGAAATTGTTGAAGAGATTGATAGTGAGCCTATTAAACATGTAGATGAGAAGGTTGTATACCTAACTTTCGATGATGGACCAAGTAAACAAACAGAACAGATTTTACAAATCCTTGCTGACTATGATGCCAAGGCTACATTTTTTTATCTTGTCCCAAATATGATTGAGTTTCCAGACAAAGTGAGAGAAGTAGCAATGAACCATACAATTGGCCATCATGGTGTTAGTCATAACAAAGAAATCATTTATCGTTCAGCTTCTTCAGTTGTCGAGGAAATGATGGAGGGCCAAGATTATCTTTATGAATTAACCGGAATTTCATCCAACTTAATAAGAGCACCTTTTGGTAGTTCCCCATACATGGTGCCAGAGTACAAACAAGCGGTGAGGGATGCAGGATTTATTTTGTGGGATTGGACGATTGATAGCCGTGATTGGCAGTATCGTGATGGAAGATATATTGATGAAGTAATTACGCAATATGAAAAATTATCAAGTGACAAGCCAGTCGTTATTCTCCTTCATGAGCATATAGAAACGGTAGAACATTTACCTACCCTATTAAACTACTTTGCACAAAAAGGTTATACGTTTCGTTCACTGAATGAGTCGTTACCGGCTTATGTGAATCCTTACTAA
- a CDS encoding SCP2 sterol-binding domain-containing protein, whose product MSVRDELQSLVEKMNTNPEHIENEKDRVYQVNLEESGPLQIVLTSGRVEVVEGTPHEAEVTLFLNEKNFSKLLKDDLNTTMAFMTGGLKVEGKLGLALKLQEIVKLYQ is encoded by the coding sequence ATGTCAGTAAGAGATGAATTACAATCATTAGTTGAAAAAATGAATACAAATCCGGAACATATCGAAAATGAAAAAGACAGAGTATATCAAGTGAATTTAGAAGAAAGCGGGCCTCTACAAATTGTTCTAACTAGTGGACGTGTTGAAGTAGTAGAAGGAACACCACATGAGGCAGAGGTAACACTTTTTCTAAATGAAAAGAACTTCTCGAAACTTTTAAAGGACGACCTAAATACGACGATGGCCTTTATGACAGGTGGCTTAAAGGTTGAAGGTAAGCTAGGGTTAGCTTTAAAGCTTCAGGAAATCGTAAAGTTATATCAATAA
- a CDS encoding serine/threonine protein kinase produces MFIVDLLERTLPKGTVLKERYRIDRFLGKGGYGLVYIALDMEIGQEVIVKQLRKRKYRTGLATFEKEEAILGLFQHSSIPVCYERFQEGKRHFLVMEWIKAKNFEQLIFEEGKTFNERESFEVLLQVLRVVKMIHEKGIVHRDLRIPNILLRENEIVIIDFGLAGYIQHASEQAFIEAEEVRLFREIAFRSDIYGLGHFVLFLLYSSYEDKAKERSWMEELSLRPKSLKIIKRMLQIDSGYQDVDQLIQDVTNFVQSVPTNKW; encoded by the coding sequence ATGTTCATTGTTGATTTACTTGAAAGAACCTTACCTAAAGGTACTGTGTTAAAAGAAAGGTATCGAATTGACCGCTTTTTAGGCAAGGGTGGATATGGTCTAGTATATATAGCCCTTGATATGGAAATAGGTCAAGAAGTAATTGTTAAGCAGCTTCGTAAGCGAAAGTATCGAACAGGGTTAGCGACATTTGAAAAAGAGGAAGCCATCCTAGGTTTGTTCCAACATTCATCGATTCCTGTCTGCTATGAACGATTCCAAGAAGGAAAAAGGCATTTTCTTGTTATGGAATGGATAAAGGCGAAAAACTTTGAGCAATTAATATTTGAAGAAGGTAAGACCTTTAATGAACGAGAGTCCTTTGAGGTGCTATTACAGGTCCTTCGAGTTGTAAAAATGATCCATGAAAAAGGAATTGTTCATCGAGATTTACGAATTCCAAACATCCTACTTAGAGAAAATGAGATTGTAATAATTGATTTTGGGTTGGCAGGTTATATACAACATGCATCCGAACAAGCATTTATTGAAGCAGAAGAGGTAAGGTTGTTTCGTGAAATTGCTTTTCGTTCAGATATTTACGGCTTAGGTCATTTTGTGCTATTTTTGCTTTATTCAAGCTATGAAGATAAGGCGAAGGAAAGAAGCTGGATGGAAGAGCTCTCATTAAGACCAAAGAGTCTAAAAATAATAAAGAGAATGCTTCAAATAGATAGTGGTTATCAAGATGTTGATCAACTAATTCAAGATGTAACTAATTTCGTGCAGAGCGTTCCTACTAATAAATGGTAG
- a CDS encoding CBO0543 family protein, producing the protein MSIDFTVILAIWVIFPLILYFAVPRDRVREMIAVFLFFQMLTWLFSIVMTKFGVLSAPIREFPEATKINFSSEYIVFPTAAVLFQRWYPENGGKIRQALHYLYTVGGIILFLFIIGRTTDLMEAKPQTSAINFLFELMLCRKYIMWMLKGEPFTKSLKRHDVI; encoded by the coding sequence ATGTCGATTGATTTTACTGTTATTTTAGCCATCTGGGTTATATTTCCATTAATCTTATACTTTGCTGTTCCACGTGACCGAGTAAGAGAAATGATTGCCGTCTTTTTGTTTTTTCAAATGTTAACGTGGTTGTTTAGTATCGTTATGACGAAGTTTGGTGTGTTATCTGCTCCGATTCGTGAATTTCCAGAGGCAACTAAAATTAATTTTTCTTCTGAATATATCGTTTTTCCAACAGCTGCAGTTTTGTTTCAACGATGGTATCCAGAAAATGGAGGGAAGATTAGGCAGGCACTTCATTATCTTTATACTGTAGGCGGAATTATTTTATTCTTATTTATTATAGGGAGAACAACTGATTTAATGGAGGCAAAACCCCAGACAAGTGCAATCAATTTTCTATTTGAACTTATGCTTTGTAGAAAATATATTATGTGGATGTTAAAAGGAGAGCCATTTACTAAATCGTTAAAAAGGCATGATGTTATATGA
- a CDS encoding CBO0543 family protein: MSIESFIEHYVWMITAISVFFIPKYYYRKASISFLFMIFVSWFLGILVVEYDLIEYPKRFLASVNETSFTFEFFVFPVIGIFYNLYYPASSTKWKQFFYTAALTTGIVIPEIIVEKYTDLIEYINWTWYISWGSIFATLALLRFFYKWYFKSQS, encoded by the coding sequence ATGAGTATAGAGTCGTTTATTGAACACTATGTTTGGATGATAACAGCCATTTCCGTGTTTTTTATTCCTAAGTATTATTATCGTAAAGCAAGTATATCCTTTTTATTTATGATTTTCGTATCATGGTTTTTAGGGATTCTTGTTGTTGAATACGATTTAATTGAGTATCCAAAAAGGTTCTTAGCTTCAGTTAACGAAACGAGTTTTACGTTTGAATTCTTTGTTTTTCCCGTGATTGGTATCTTTTATAATCTGTACTATCCTGCATCTTCAACTAAATGGAAACAGTTTTTTTATACTGCCGCTTTAACGACAGGAATAGTAATTCCAGAAATTATTGTAGAGAAATATACAGACCTAATTGAATATATAAACTGGACATGGTATATCTCATGGGGTAGTATTTTTGCTACATTAGCTCTATTACGATTCTTTTATAAGTGGTATTTTAAGAGTCAGTCATAA